A genomic stretch from Candidatus Hydrogenedentota bacterium includes:
- a CDS encoding ABC transporter substrate-binding protein, with product MLMKNAILAMTMLVLAAGCGGPSSAPATQEGGAETLDIAVIPKGLTHQFWVTVRAGAEAAAAEMGAKVIWQGPTKETEIDRQINIMQDMINRGVDGIVMAACDENALATVVGQAGAAGIPVVTFDSGVKSEVPKSFVATDNVAGAKLAADTLSELMGGTGEVGLIPFVPGAATSELREKGFREGLLAHPGLTLAATNYCQSDIAIGMNVTTDMITAFPNLGGIFAANEPAAIGAAQALRGLGKAGAVKLVSFDASAEQIAALKEGVIQALVVQNPFKMGYEGVKAVISAVKGQEVPKVIDTGVTIVTKDNVDTPVVQALLSGKAPDAK from the coding sequence ATGCTGATGAAGAACGCGATTCTGGCCATGACAATGCTGGTGCTGGCCGCAGGATGCGGCGGTCCGTCATCCGCCCCCGCCACCCAGGAGGGCGGCGCGGAGACACTGGACATCGCCGTCATTCCCAAGGGGCTGACCCACCAGTTCTGGGTCACCGTGCGCGCCGGCGCCGAGGCCGCCGCGGCGGAGATGGGCGCAAAGGTGATCTGGCAGGGCCCCACCAAGGAGACCGAGATTGACCGCCAGATCAACATCATGCAGGACATGATCAACCGCGGGGTGGACGGCATCGTCATGGCCGCCTGCGATGAGAACGCACTGGCCACCGTCGTCGGCCAGGCCGGCGCCGCCGGGATTCCCGTGGTCACCTTTGACTCCGGCGTGAAATCGGAGGTGCCGAAGTCTTTTGTCGCCACGGACAATGTCGCCGGGGCAAAGCTCGCCGCCGACACGCTCTCCGAGCTGATGGGCGGGACGGGCGAGGTGGGCCTGATTCCCTTCGTGCCGGGCGCGGCCACGTCCGAACTGCGCGAGAAGGGCTTCAGGGAGGGCCTGCTGGCGCACCCCGGCCTCACCCTCGCCGCCACGAACTACTGCCAGAGCGACATCGCCATCGGCATGAACGTCACCACCGACATGATCACCGCCTTCCCCAATTTGGGCGGCATCTTCGCGGCCAACGAGCCCGCAGCCATCGGAGCGGCCCAGGCCCTGCGGGGTCTCGGGAAGGCGGGCGCCGTGAAACTGGTCTCCTTTGACGCGTCGGCCGAACAGATCGCCGCCCTCAAGGAGGGCGTCATTCAGGCGCTGGTGGTCCAGAATCCCTTCAAGATGGGCTACGAGGGGGTCAAGGCCGTCATCTCCGCCGTCAAAGGTCAGGAGGTGCCCAAGGTCATTGACACCGGTGTGACCATCGTCACGAAGGACAATGTGGACACGCCGGTGGTCCAGGCGCTTCTCAGCGGGAAAGCCCCGGATGCAAAATGA
- a CDS encoding TatD family hydrolase: MQNDPPRPCPPLVDAHCHLLAEEFGAGPGPVLEEGRGAGIVRFVTAAVLPEEWEPSLALSRAHPDVSCVLGVHPWYCGRTSPECLKDLPAALERGAAGVGEIGLDTVTDRTPFDLQLVFFRRQLAIAREMNLPVVLHCRKAFNETLAVLKREGAPARGGLVHSFAGSAEVAEAFMEHGFVFSLGGILTYRNSLRRAQALRRMYPDAMLLETDAPDIPPVERHGMGPNTPANILYNLRAASEILETPEDEIARITTHNAKKLLGFHDEPAL; encoded by the coding sequence ATGCAAAATGACCCGCCCCGCCCCTGTCCGCCGCTGGTGGACGCCCACTGCCACCTGTTGGCGGAGGAGTTCGGGGCCGGCCCCGGTCCGGTGCTGGAGGAGGGCAGGGGGGCGGGCATCGTCCGCTTTGTGACAGCCGCCGTGCTGCCGGAGGAATGGGAGCCGTCCCTGGCCCTTTCCCGAGCGCATCCGGACGTCTCCTGCGTGCTGGGGGTGCATCCCTGGTATTGCGGCCGGACCTCCCCCGAATGCCTGAAAGACCTTCCCGCCGCCCTGGAGCGCGGGGCTGCGGGGGTGGGCGAAATCGGGCTGGACACGGTCACCGACCGGACGCCTTTTGACCTGCAACTCGTTTTTTTCCGCCGACAACTGGCCATCGCCCGGGAGATGAACCTTCCTGTGGTGCTCCATTGCCGGAAGGCCTTCAATGAGACCTTGGCGGTGCTGAAGCGGGAGGGGGCCCCCGCACGGGGCGGGCTGGTCCACAGCTTCGCCGGGAGCGCCGAGGTGGCCGAGGCCTTCATGGAACACGGCTTCGTGTTCTCCCTGGGCGGCATCCTCACCTACCGGAACAGTCTCCGGCGCGCTCAGGCGCTTCGCCGCATGTATCCGGATGCGATGCTGTTGGAAACCGACGCCCCCGACATTCCCCCCGTGGAGCGGCATGGCATGGGGCCCAACACTCCGGCCAACATCCTGTACAACCTGCGTGCGGCCTCGGAGATACTGGAAACCCCAGAGGATGAAATCGCACGAATAACGACGCATAACGCCAAAAAACTGCTTGGATTCCACGATGAACCCGCGCTTTGA
- a CDS encoding tRNA threonylcarbamoyladenosine dehydratase codes for MNPRFERTARLVGEDGLARLAAASVMVVGLGGVGSYAFEAVARAGVGHLILVDNDRVDVTNLNRQLLALDSTVGRPKAEVALERLGDINPEARAEARVLFVDEANVAGLLEGFEGWVIDAIDAVPSKVALLRQAVLRGIPVVSCMGAAGKLRTDRIQTADISATRVCPLARAVRQGLRACGIHRGVRCVFSDETPAGPEGQTRGPRMGTLAPVTAAFGLAAAGEVLRGILAAD; via the coding sequence ATGAACCCGCGCTTTGAACGCACTGCCCGGCTTGTGGGCGAGGACGGGCTGGCCCGCTTGGCGGCGGCCAGTGTGATGGTTGTCGGTTTGGGTGGTGTTGGTTCTTATGCGTTTGAGGCGGTCGCCCGCGCGGGCGTGGGGCACCTCATCCTTGTGGACAATGACCGGGTGGACGTCACCAACCTCAACCGCCAGCTTTTGGCGCTGGACTCGACCGTGGGCAGGCCCAAGGCCGAAGTGGCCCTGGAGCGGCTGGGCGACATCAACCCGGAGGCCCGGGCGGAGGCCCGGGTGCTGTTCGTGGACGAGGCGAATGTGGCGGGCCTGCTGGAGGGCTTTGAGGGGTGGGTGATTGACGCGATAGACGCCGTGCCGTCCAAGGTGGCCCTGCTGCGGCAGGCGGTGCTGCGGGGGATTCCCGTGGTCTCCTGCATGGGCGCGGCGGGCAAACTTCGCACCGACCGCATTCAGACGGCGGACATTTCGGCGACCCGCGTGTGCCCGCTGGCGCGGGCGGTCCGCCAGGGGCTTCGGGCCTGCGGCATTCACCGCGGCGTGCGCTGCGTCTTCTCGGACGAGACGCCCGCCGGACCGGAAGGGCAGACCAGGGGCCCGCGCATGGGCACACTGGCCCCCGTCACGGCGGCTTTTGGACTCGCCGCCGCCGGGGAGGTTCTCCGGGGAATCCTCGCGGCGGACTGA
- the valS gene encoding valine--tRNA ligase, translated as MEYPKQFDPGSMEPRWHQMWAEKRLYAWDPSKSRGETFVVDTPPPTVSGSLHVGHLFSYSHQDFIVRFQRMLGKNVFFPIGWDDNGLPTERRVQNMYNVKCDASVHHNPGFSRERGESGPPLPVSRTNFIELCDIVTKEDEAAFKRLWSRLGLSYDWDLEYATIDTHCRRTSQASFLDILRQGEAYQDNRPVMWDVDFQTAIAQAEVMDKEVPGAYHFLRFGVEGTEDHLVIATTRPELLAACVAVAVHPDDERYRGIVGRNAVTPLFHAPVPVFADEKADPEKGTGVVMVCTFGDQTDVDWWRDNGLPLRQILRGDGRLAPVTFSADGSTGFKSLNPDAANGVYARLEGLPAKKAQAAIVEIAEAAEGVIDRPRKEITHPVKFFEKGDRPLELIPARQWYIRIMDKKEELLAQGRKIQWHPEYMQKRYEHWVEGLGLDWCLSRQRFFGVPIPVWYKMDEDGGRRYDQPILPRLEDLPVDPLDTPPPGYTEDQRNQPGGFFGDPDVLDTWATSSLTPQIASHWVDQPDRHQRLFPMDIRPQSHEIIRTWAFYTIVKAWMHEREIPWRNVVISGWILDPDRKKMSKSRGNVITPEPLIDQYGADSVRYWAARARLGVDTAYDEQVFKVGRKLCTKLFNASKFVLGRFPEDFPAAELGADKITEAADRAVIAELRPLVERATQAFQEFDYAQALSLTEDFFWRTFCDNYLELAKGRTYETELTPGRLSACATLRAVHRALVRLFAPFIPFITEEVWQWAYAGDADMHASVHRSPWPSTGELAAAAPPDAPGLWALTVETLDLVRKVKTDASKSMAAPMAFAAFSCAPAAFPLLDSVKDDIAAMLKIGRIDLARAEQEESVLLTGFAFAEADA; from the coding sequence ATGGAGTATCCCAAGCAGTTTGACCCGGGGAGCATGGAGCCCCGCTGGCACCAGATGTGGGCCGAGAAGCGCCTCTACGCGTGGGACCCCTCGAAGTCCCGCGGAGAGACCTTTGTGGTGGACACGCCGCCGCCCACGGTGAGCGGCTCGCTGCATGTGGGGCACCTGTTCAGCTACTCGCACCAGGACTTCATCGTGCGTTTCCAGCGCATGCTCGGCAAAAACGTCTTCTTCCCCATCGGCTGGGACGACAACGGGCTCCCGACGGAGCGCCGCGTGCAGAACATGTACAACGTGAAGTGCGACGCCTCGGTCCACCACAACCCCGGCTTCTCCCGGGAGCGCGGCGAGTCCGGCCCGCCCCTGCCGGTGAGCCGCACCAACTTCATCGAGCTGTGCGACATCGTGACCAAGGAGGACGAGGCGGCCTTCAAGCGGCTGTGGTCGCGCCTGGGCCTCAGTTACGACTGGGACCTCGAATACGCCACCATAGACACCCACTGCCGCCGCACCTCCCAGGCGAGTTTTCTGGACATTCTCCGGCAGGGGGAGGCCTATCAGGACAACCGCCCCGTCATGTGGGACGTGGACTTCCAGACGGCCATCGCCCAGGCTGAGGTCATGGACAAGGAGGTCCCCGGGGCGTACCACTTCCTGCGCTTCGGCGTCGAGGGGACTGAGGACCACCTCGTCATCGCCACCACCCGCCCCGAGCTGCTGGCGGCCTGCGTGGCCGTGGCCGTGCACCCGGACGACGAGCGGTACCGCGGCATCGTCGGGCGCAACGCGGTCACCCCGCTGTTCCACGCCCCGGTGCCGGTGTTCGCCGACGAGAAGGCGGACCCCGAGAAGGGCACCGGCGTGGTCATGGTCTGCACCTTCGGCGACCAGACGGACGTGGACTGGTGGCGCGACAACGGCCTGCCCCTGCGCCAGATCCTGCGCGGCGACGGCCGCCTCGCCCCGGTCACCTTCTCCGCCGACGGATCCACGGGTTTCAAGAGCCTGAATCCGGACGCGGCAAACGGGGTGTACGCGCGGCTGGAGGGGCTGCCCGCCAAAAAGGCGCAGGCGGCCATCGTGGAGATCGCCGAGGCGGCGGAGGGCGTGATTGACCGCCCGCGAAAGGAGATCACGCACCCGGTCAAGTTCTTCGAGAAGGGCGACCGGCCGCTGGAGCTGATCCCCGCGCGTCAGTGGTACATCCGCATCATGGACAAGAAGGAGGAGCTGCTGGCGCAGGGCCGCAAGATCCAGTGGCACCCGGAGTACATGCAGAAGCGCTATGAGCACTGGGTGGAGGGTCTCGGCCTCGACTGGTGCCTCAGCCGCCAGCGCTTCTTCGGCGTGCCCATCCCCGTCTGGTACAAGATGGACGAAGACGGCGGGCGCCGCTATGACCAGCCGATCCTCCCGCGTCTGGAGGACCTGCCGGTGGACCCGCTGGACACGCCGCCCCCCGGCTACACGGAGGACCAGCGGAACCAGCCAGGCGGCTTCTTCGGCGACCCGGATGTCCTGGACACCTGGGCCACCAGCTCGCTCACGCCGCAGATTGCCAGCCACTGGGTGGACCAGCCGGACCGCCACCAGCGGCTTTTCCCCATGGACATCCGGCCGCAGAGCCATGAGATCATCCGCACCTGGGCCTTCTACACCATCGTGAAAGCCTGGATGCACGAGCGCGAGATTCCCTGGCGCAACGTGGTCATCAGCGGCTGGATCCTCGACCCCGACCGCAAGAAGATGTCCAAGAGCCGGGGCAACGTCATCACCCCCGAGCCGCTCATTGACCAGTACGGCGCCGACAGCGTGCGCTACTGGGCCGCGAGGGCGCGGCTGGGCGTGGACACGGCCTACGACGAGCAGGTGTTCAAGGTGGGCCGCAAGCTCTGCACCAAGCTCTTCAACGCGAGCAAGTTCGTGCTGGGCCGCTTCCCGGAGGACTTCCCGGCGGCCGAACTGGGCGCGGACAAGATCACCGAGGCGGCGGACCGCGCCGTCATCGCCGAGCTGCGCCCCCTGGTCGAGCGCGCCACCCAGGCCTTCCAGGAGTTCGACTACGCCCAGGCCCTCAGCCTGACGGAGGACTTCTTCTGGCGCACCTTCTGCGACAACTATCTGGAGCTGGCCAAAGGCCGCACCTATGAGACGGAGCTGACGCCCGGCCGCCTGTCGGCCTGCGCCACGCTGCGCGCCGTCCACCGCGCCCTGGTCCGCCTCTTCGCCCCCTTCATCCCCTTCATCACCGAGGAGGTGTGGCAGTGGGCCTATGCCGGCGACGCAGACATGCACGCGTCCGTCCACAGAAGCCCCTGGCCGTCCACCGGCGAGCTGGCCGCCGCGGCCCCGCCGGACGCGCCCGGCCTGTGGGCGCTCACGGTGGAGACCCTGGACCTGGTCCGCAAGGTGAAGACCGACGCCAGCAAGAGCATGGCCGCCCCCATGGCGTTTGCGGCCTTCTCGTGCGCCCCCGCCGCGTTCCCGCTGCTGGACAGCGTGAAGGACGACATCGCCGCCATGCTGAAGATCGGCAGGATTGACCTGGCGCGGGCGGAGCAGGAGGAGAGCGTGCTCCTCACCGGGTTTGCCTTTGCGGAGGCGGACGCCTGA